aattaatattgttatCTCTTTTGCTCTCTTATCTTCTTGCTGGTTTCACTTTTAGATATATGCATCTTACATGCATGGAGAAATCATTCTATATGTGCAATGATACGTTTTACATGTTTCAAGATCATTGAGGATGCTATCACATTGTGTGCGTTCCAAAAAGTTGCACATAATTATGGGTGTTTGAGTGAGTGACTGTGTCTGTGTGTCTGTGTGTCTGTGTGTCTAAGAGAGACAGAGAATATTCGATGTAGTTCTGAATATTCCCAGATGCATACAAGTTCTTTCATGGAGACAGCCTTTATGGAAGGATGGGGTTTCAGTCCAATGCGCACAATTTTAGGGGTATATGGATGATCATTTTCATCACGTACACCTACACTTGccaaaacacacaaaaaagggagaaaatatagaaactatGTTAGATTGCAACAACAAAGCACCCAATACTGTGTACAGGGATTAAACTGTAGCAAGTGGCCCctttataaaaagaatcatGGCTACCCTCATGAGGTCACATGTAGGAAACCGAGATCAATATTCTTCAGCATTAGAGCAACATATTTCAAAGAGCACATGTCTGTCACAATATATATGTgccaaaacagaaaaaactaGCCTGGGTGGATTCTAAATGATGACATACTATAAATACTATGCAACACAGAATATATATTCCATACACTGCATAAATTGATGCATGCCCACTAAGTGGTAGATGaacaaaagatatatatttttgttttctttctacatCTCCATTTAACTTGAAACACAACTAGACTGCATGAACTAAGTAGTCTATGTTGACAAATGCCAAGAGTAGAGCTCTTTAGTTTCCCTTAACTTTGGTTAGGAAGCACACCTACATCTCCCCTTTcctttttcacttctttttgtCAATAGATAATGGACAGTGTTTATTACCCAAAAAATAGGTTTACGTTATATTATtaagaaacataatattaattcaattgGATGCTTATGACTATTGATAGACACGACAACTTATGCAACGCTTCCTACTCGGCCTTTGCAAACAGCAACAGACACTTAACAGTACAGTTCCATAATAGTTACTCCAGACAGCAACAGACACTTAACAGTACAGTCCCCTAATAGTTATTCATAATTTCCACGtcaataaaatccaaattaGAATACAGTACAATTCACATGGGCGAACAAGTAGAGAGGGAAAAGAGAGAGGGTAGAAGGGATATAACTTTACCAGTGTTCTGAACGCGCAGAACAATCTCATCAAGAGCAGAGTTAGATGGGGCACATACAAGCACTCTTACACGATACTTACGATTTGACTTTACTACTTCTGGTTtctacaaagaaaataaagtaaggATCCGTGACTTGGAGGGTTAGCTAGATACAATGTTTAACATCAACTTACCAGTTCATTTCCTGAGGTAGGAAAAAAACCATCATCGCCATTTACTGGCATTAGATCATCTCTAGGATTTATACCATTTAACCATGGTGATGCTTGATTCCAGTGATCGTATCTGTAAAAACATTTGTAAAGAAGTGTTTAACATATACCTTTTTCATACCGTAGAACATATTTATCtgcatcaaataattttgatatagaTTCTGAAAGTAACAGGACTAAGAAGCACATATACAAGCCACAAGAAACAAATACTACACAACATTGACATGGTAATACAACtgccaaaataatatatttcttgtATATTTCACAAAGAGAGgggttttcttaaattgaagaACAACCCATtacaaagaaggaaaaaataaatttgggacatataatataaaatataatacaaggaaggaaataatcaacaacatttttttcaaattagaaattagGACGTGGACATGCCAAAGGCCCTTATTAATATTACATTTCTTTATATAACATTTAATACAATTGTAGCGggctaaattaaaaataatgagtttgattcatttcaatttcaaattttatcatctttATCCTATAATAATTATGTCTATTACGATACTAAGCAAGTGTTGGCAAAAAAGTGTCAGACTCATATTCACAATGTGTGAATAAGTGTGCACATGTCTCAGTGCCTGCTACCCAAACTAAAAATTCATGCTTCTTAACAGGTTATATAAAGAAATGCATAGTTTCTCGAAGGTATATTAACAGTTGAATATACAAACATAGGCATCAAAGTAAACTATACGCACATCAAATGGTTCCAACCCTATCCTTCGTACACAGTGATGATGAACAATAGATGTAATAACAGTGATAATGAATAATAGATGTAATAACAGTGACATACTTTTCCCTCACAGGTAATTCTGATCCATGTCTTGTTTCAATCAAACCAATCCTAAACaggagaaaaaacaataatttgagAACATGCATGTCAGAAAACTGCTGCTTGAGCAGTGATGGAAGATAAagtttttctgtttcttttacGTGGAATGCATCCTTGCTGGTGTGGCATGCAGAATGGCGCTAAGAAGCCCAAGGATGGTCTGTGTCTTCCCAGTTCCTGGAGGACCCTAGAAGGTATAATATATTCAGTATTTGTACTTTGAAAATAGTAATATTGtagtgaaaataaattttgtatttgtactttaaaaatagtaatattgTACAAATTcaatctaataaattttgtttcttttgatatTATGGGTTCCTGTGAAGTTGGTAAAAGTGAATTCTAAGATAATGAGGGAAATCTCAACTAAAGATGAACCTCCATACAAACTTTAACGGGCCAACAGGCTATAGCATTTCTAAGTAAAATTATAGATAAAAGAAACACAAGTGTGACAAAATGGACCTGTATGAGAACAAACGGTTTACGCGACAGACCAGCCTGCAATTAAGAATTGTATACATTCAGAAAATAGATGCCATAAATTAAGCTtgctaaataattttaaaaaatcagaGAGCAGGAGGAGGGACAAGAGAGGGAGGGAGGTATAGGCACTTAAATTCATGAATCCTGAAGAATTTAAATCAGCAATCAtcataagaaaaaacaaaaaaataaataccagACACAAAACTACTAAGCTTCTTCATCAAACCGCTACTAACTGACCTGTACAGCTGCCTGTTGGGATTCATTAAGATTTTCTTGCATATAATCCTGCAAAGGTTTGGAAATTTTCCAGGCTTGATCTTTACCAGTATTCTTATCAGTAGCTGCTAATATCATTTCCTTAAAAGGTAGAGAACTAATAGACCACAATGCTATATATTCACGAATGATAGTTGATAAACTGCAAATCTGCAAAATCAGCAAATATCTTAGAAAAGGTCTAACCACAAATAAGAGAATTATTTTGCAGTTAGTATCTATGAacttacaaataataataagattatTAAAATCCAGCAACAAGAAGGACAAAGCCACCATGCAGAAAACTTACAGAAACTACCAATCATGTGAAACTTTTACCTTTAAactgtaaatatatattccatcTTTACTAGAAGAAGTAATATGGGACCGCACTTTCAGAAGTCTTGGAGAAGATACGATTGCCTCTACGTCTTTATGTGTGACTTCTCCCGCCAAATACATTCGAAGCCTGAGTTTACTTTGTTGGCGACTTTCCACTAATGCAAAGGCATACGTGGTGGGTAGTTTTGTATTTTCCTGAAACTGCAATATATACTTGGATGTCAGccataagaagaaaaaaattaaataaacaaaccaaGTTTAATAGCCATACAATCAAAACATTTAGGAAGATCCTGAAACAGAATCAAACGCTGCAAAGGATAACAATGCAAATGTGAACTAACTCTTTGCTCATTCTATTCCCCCATTTAGATTTTCcagattatttttttcaaactcagTGTTCATTAGACTCGATTTTCTCTTAGCCTGAGCTATATCAGACCTGAAAGAAGAAAGGGGAGAAAGCCAGcagaatttgaagaaaaatgttcCATAAGAAGACTGTCTAGGGAACAAAAACCACTACAAAGCGATTTTTCTCTTCAGTTCTCTAAACTTCAATATGATGTTGGGGGAGGGGGAAGAAGAATGAGGGtagaagttttattttattttttccctcACCTTCTCCTTGGAGAGAAGCAAAAGATCATTTGGTGATAGGAAGTCACCCTTTTCGCTGTCTTCATCCTTTAAGTCCTCGTCTCTAAGATACACCATCTCTGGGAAGTGGAATCCATTAACTTCACTGCACTCCATGATTGCCCTGAACTTCCAATCCGATGCTGCAAATCCCAAGtgctaaaatttaatacaagtGATACCGTAGAGGAGAATTACCAATCATAGAAACTCAAACTAGTGTAATCTAGAAAAAGTAACCTACAACATataaaaacactaaaatacaatatttctAATCACAATTCCATTTTCAAAGAGATCAATGCATTTGGAAAAGAATACCTTCTTCATCCTCGTTCCTCTGTATAATCTGAGCCTTGATTTCTTCTAATAAAAGCGGCTCAAAAGTAGAGGTATAATCGTCAACATCTTTATATGTGGACTTCACTTCCTTTAAACCCAATGACGCTCCATCTCCATCATTCTCCTTGCGTTTCTGCTTTCACGAAGACTGAAAGTAAACAAAACGAAGCCAAATtcgaaaaaataataaacagcGAATAATTGAGTTCAAGTAATCGAACTTTGGAGTTCTTGAGGAGCCGGAAATAGTCCCAGCtgagaataattttgaacaaGCGACTGGTAACAGATTCTTCAACAGCTTTCTCTTTATCTACAGCCATTGATCGAATACTTCGAAACTGACCCAAACATAACAACAGAAGAGTTTCAATAATTCATAATAACATTCAAACACTTCAATCCAATTCGAAAAGAAACTTAAAGCAACGTAGCTTACCTAATCTTACTGAAAAGATTCCGAACTGGTTAAACTGACTTGAGGCTAATCGAGAGTGGTTCAATGCCGAAACGAGAAACAATGTTTCCAAAGGCTCGCGAAGCCGTTCAAAGTCGTGCCCACGGTGCGAGTGAGATTCGTGGGCTAAAACTCGGTGGCGAGTAAATGAGTCACCGGAGGCTAGTAGCGTGGTCTGAGGTCAAGTACACACACGCCGCTGCCTACAGCTCGCAACTGTTGGAGGCTCGCCGGACAAGGCTGGACAAGAGAGGCGGAGCGGCGGTTGCGTGAGGGTGTGAAGGGATGGAAGAAGCTGATGCGGGCACCctcctttttcaaaaattttgaatgcaaataattagaaaaattatcacACTTTTTAGTTTCCATTTTTTAGAGCTCATGAAATGGTCCATCTCGAGTCAGATCAACTTCTGATATTtctttaaactattaaaattttccaacgATTGTTTTCCCTTTTCTAGGTACATCTTTATTATTAGATGGAGATTCTACCATTTTCTAAATCTACTCagttcttatttaattttttttttcaaaaaaattattccaatattctcaaattttacaataacccttaactaatttttttcagtcttgtaaaaaaattatagatctTAGTTCATCTgaacaaaaattattcatCAAAAACTTGAAATCTGAATTCATCTCGAGCAAAATTATAACGAAAAAGCCTAAAAGTTGATAAGTTAAGGATTTCTCAGTACAACTATTAGTGCTCTACAGGAAGCACATGTCAATTTAGTGCTCCCGAATGATGCACAACAAGTGGTGCTCACGTAGGACACCTGCAAGGCACACTACCCGATAGAcaaatctaacaaattccCCCCAGTCCATTCTAAACATTTAACCAATCCATTCCTAATACAGTCCAACTACACCACCATGTAATCATTCCAGTTTAACACACCTACAATCAACTTGCTTAATTATATCACAATATCAGTAAGTAGTAAAAACAACACATCAGACAATCAAACTACATACATAACACCCTTCTCAATTCAAATACACTGTCTATACCTTGACATACCAAtcacccaatctaaacgatagTCAACATGATCATTTCTCTATATATCAGTCAACCATACTATGCAGTTGTCGTCATgtccacacacacacacacatatatatatatcagtaTACATTTATCAACAAGtctacttttatatatatcagtCAACCCTACTCAGTTCAAAATATCCATACAGTCaacatatttcaaatctaattAAGAGTTCGGTAGTAGAAATCCCTTACTTCGATTTTATGCAAGATCCTTGGTCGAACTAattacaaacatatatattgaaataatattttgttgaggTTGTCCACTAGTAACAATGTTTGTTTTGTACATATTGTTCAACGTTTATGCTCGAGTTTTGTACTACAGTAACAAAAAGTTTTATAACGTAatctaaaaggaaaagatctctcatgttatatttgaaaaaaaaaaactctaattaCATACAATGGTTATCAGGTAAGTTTAGAttgtttctcaaatatattcgatagttgtttaaaatatgaacatgagacaaaaaaaactatagttttatgtgaaattaattagttaattaagaGAGATCTTAAAGGGACACTGTGTTTTATTctattgtaaaattaaaaacaaagaaagtggTAACGACGATGTTTCAACACCGAGGTAAACTTTAATGTATATCAGGAGACTGTAGATGTACCTTTTCTAAATTACTATTTAACAACTATGACTCTACTAATTGACTACGTATATGTACAACAAGGAGATTGTTAAGAAAACATTAGTAGTTTATAAtctattatatttgtattttgcttTTGATTGTTTCATACCATGTATGATTAtttgttaagaaaattaatacaaaacgaagaaaacgaaaatgacggataataaataaacttataGAATTAGATTAGTTAAACATGCAAATCACCCATAActtattgttatattaaattGGCGGCGTGATGTATATTCGACTACAAGAGCAAACTAACTTGCCCCAAAACAATCATACAAATGCATTAAACTCGGCAAAATACAATATACTTTGAACAATTTTTAAGAGTATTCTACGGTGCTCTTAACCATCTGTCATTTcgataattgtttttttcacaACAAAAGACGAACCAATCTCTGACTAGACATTCTTTAGCTACCACATCTATTTGGATCATCACACCCTTATAAAGCTCCATGAGATCACCAAGTACATATTCCATTGAAATCACAAcattcattttaatcaaaccgttatggaaaataattaatctacACAAAACCGAAGAAGAAATATTTCGGATTACTCCATGTCTAAGCCAAAAACTTATAATAACATTGAATGAACCCCTCGTTTTTTgtgcataaataaataaaatttaatttagaagtCTACCTcgttcaaattataaatttcatacgacaataaaaaaaactaaatttgaaaaggatgaatcaatatatttatgaaaataaattagagtTCGATACAACTATTAGTTTACCGTCATCTTTAATTTGCACGACCTCTAACCCATTGTACAAAGTTGCAATGTCCAGTAGAACCCGTGGAATGCATAAGGTCTCGCAGCAGACGtcttaaattacaaaattaatacaGGCCGTTCGATTTGAAATATCGTCCAGATAACAACGAAAGGTCACAACATCTAACGGTCAAGATCACATTCTCGTGGATAACGTACTAGAAGTGACAAGTTTGGGGAACACTAGAACGAAATAAATACCGAAACAAAATACAAAGCGCGGTTCTTGAAAACCCTCGTAGTCTATCCTACCATCGCAGTATCGGCGGC
This DNA window, taken from Cucumis sativus cultivar 9930 chromosome 6, Cucumber_9930_V3, whole genome shotgun sequence, encodes the following:
- the LOC101214297 gene encoding probable helicase MAGATAMA 3, translated to MAVDKEKAVEESVTSRLFKIILSWDYFRLLKNSKKRKENDGDGASLGLKEVKSTYKDVDDYTSTFEPLLLEEIKAQIIQRNEDEEASDWKFRAIMECSEVNGFHFPEMVYLRDEDLKDEDSEKGDFLSPNDLLLLSKEKFQENTKLPTTYAFALVESRQQSKLRLRMYLAGEVTHKDVEAIVSSPRLLKVRSHITSSSKDGIYIYSLKICSLSTIIREYIALWSISSLPFKEMILAATDKNTGKDQAWKISKPLQDYMQENLNESQQAAVQAGLSRKPFVLIQGPPGTGKTQTILGLLSAILHATPARMHSTIGLIETRHGSELPVREKYDHWNQASPWLNGINPRDDLMPVNGDDGFFPTSGNELKPEVVKSNRKYRVRVLVCAPSNSALDEIVLRVQNTGVRDENDHPYTPKIVRIGLKPHPSIKAVSMKELVEQKKNNMSMGKEKSGASGTDLDSIRSAILDESVIVFSTLSFSGSSLFSKWNRGFDVVIIDEAAQAVELATLVPLANGCKQVFLVGDPEQLPATVISTTAKKFGYDKSLFKRFQTAGYPVTMLKIQYRMHPEIRSFPSREFYAESLEDAQDVKLRTTRAWHAYRCYGPFCFFDLHEGKESQPPGSGSWVNIDEADFVLHLYHKLVISYPELKSNSQVAIISPYSQQVKLLQEKFVDLFGMDPSGIVDITSVDGCQGREKDIAIFSCVRASENRSIGFLSDCRRMNVGITRARASILVVGSASTLKRDEHWNNLVESAQKRDCLFKVSKPYTTFLNDESVESMRVKNEPPVGPMGEKDETEANAQQEPNAGDADQAQADDNDFGDGDEEMYEGGFEED